In the genome of Chrysoperla carnea chromosome 5, inChrCarn1.1, whole genome shotgun sequence, the window ATATTTTCATTTCGTAATTCACTCgtaacataaattttcttattacaaATGTAAAAGATAGATATAGTCGATTCAAAATTTCCTGCACGATTTTAGATATTCTATTTATGCTTTGACTTGGCAACACTCTTTTGTTTGTAAAAGTAAAACAACGttacgaaaacaaaaattagttgtGCAAACTGAGTAATCCGTGAAAAActacaaaatgaaatttgtagGTACAGTACAATGAATTTTATggagtatattttaatttttccaggTAGTACAAATAAACGAACACAAGAATATGATTTCATAATTGTGGGATCAGGTCCAGCCGGGTCAGTGTTAGCAAATCGTTTATCAGAAGTACCTTATTGGAATATACTATTAATAGAAGCGGGTaaaccagaaaatttttttacagatataCCTGGATTATGTGCTTTCTTTCAATTAACCGATTATGATTGGGCctataaaatggaaaaagtGCCCGGAGTTTGTATGGGTAAGTAAATTtgattgtatttaattattttaatttccacccGGTCCTATTACTATGTCGGTTAATATTTTGAGGTCTCTTGAGGATCAAGGATCTCTTTCAAAGGCTCGAGTTGAGACATATCGGGGCTATCGGCTATTGAAGCTTTTCTCAGCGTTTCAGCCCTACGCAAAATTATTTAAGGgatgataaaaatgtttgagaGGCGGATTCAAGTACAAGCTATCAGATAACATATATTTCAATcagattcaataatttttcgccgagatatatcaatttgaaatttcgagataattgaaaatttttgaagtgtgCAACTTTTTTTGCGGGACAGTATATATCCATTTGTCTAATCAGAGCCATAAAAACTTCTACAAAACAAATACAAGGTTCgtgctataaaaaatttatagcattattcaattatttatttattgatcactttttataaaaaataaattacaatccTTAATTAGGAATGTTTATCAAGGACAGcggatattatatatattatcataaatttatttcaaaagtaaacTCCCCTGCTCCCGAGGGGTAGGGGTGGGAGTATTTAATTGCCCAAtagttcaaaattataatgcgGCCAGTTCTTAATATTTTGGTTACACCACAAAAAAGGGTTTatgagtttcaattttttttttttttttggaatcaacAGGTATGGAAAATCAACAATGTCTCTGGCCACGAGGCAAAGCGGTAGGGGGTACAAGTGTAATCAATTACATGATCTATACACGAGGAAATAAGTACGATTTTGAACGTTGGGAGCAGGAAGGTAATCCCGGATGGTCTTGGGACGATGTTGTTCcgtattatataaaatcagaACGAGCAAATTTGAAATTCGCTGATCCAGGTACTCATGGACGTAAAGGATTTTTATCTGTTGAAGATGTACCATTCCAAACTCCATTAGTCAAAGCATTCTTAGAAGCTGGACGTGAAACTGGTCGACAAATTGTCGATTATAACGGATTCACACAATGGGGATTTTCGTCTGTACAAGGAACAATTCGTAAGGGAAAACGATGTAGTGCAGCCAAAGCATTTTTGAAACCTGTAGAACGacgtaaaaatttgaaaatattagttCAAAGTCGGGTGACTAAAGTATTGATTGATCCTAAAACAAAAGCAGCATATGGAgtggaatttttaaataataagcgAAAATATACAGCAATTGCCAAGAAAGAAGTAATTTTATCCGCTGGAGCATTTGGATCCCcacaattattaatgttatccgGTGTGGGTCCAAAAGATCATTTAACTGAGTTAGATATACCTGTTATTCAAGATTTACAAGTTGGTCAGAATTTACATGATCATTTAACTTTTGTGGGTCTaacttttttgattaacaaaactGCTTCGTATACGcttacaaaatttatgaaaccATCTTCCATAATTGACTACATGTTTGCTGGCAACGGACCATTAACCACTTTGGGTGGAGTTGAAGCTTTGGGATATATCAAAACCAATGTTTCAACAGATCCACGAGATTACCCAGATGTTGAACTGATATTCGTAGGAGGTTCAGTCAGTTCCGATTCAGGAACAGCTCAAGCTGGAAGTTTTGGAATCACAAAAGAATTTTACAAGGAATATTTCGCTCCAATAAATGAACGTGAATGTTGGTCGATAGTTCCCATGTTACTACATCCAAAATCCATTGGATATATGCGacttaaatcgaaaaatatattccaTCATCCTATTTTACATGGTAACTATTATACGGACCCCGAACGACATGATGTTCGTACAATGGTCGCAGCTGTTAAAGAAATTCTTCGATTATCTCAAACAAAAGCGTTCCAACGTTTTGGAACCAAATTACATGATATTCCATTCCCGACATGCAAACATTTAGAATTCGGTTCAGACGAATATTGGGAATGTTGTGTTCGTTCCTTAACACCCTCGTTACATCATCAAGTGGGAACATGTAAAATGGGTCCAGATACCGATCCAAATGCTGTCGTGGATAATAAATTACGTGTTcatggtattaaaaatttacgagTGGCGGATACAAGCGTCATTCCGTTTGCTTTATCTGCGCATACAAATGCACCATCGTTTATGATTGGAGAACGGACTGCTGATTTTATTAAGGATCGTTGGGTTAAATtaggttattaaaaaatttgtgatcGAATTTAGGGATAAGTTCAAGAACGGTTTTTTGGGTGATAAAAAAGAATTCGTATCCATGGGCCTGAGTTTCCAAAAAATGGATCCACAACTTACaagtttaacaataatattttatatgtaaataaaatgccaaaaaaaagtacaaaaacatTAATGACTCAAATTTTTGTCAgaatattaagtaaattttctaaatcttGATAGTTAATTAGAAATGCAATAtcgtaaaataaagattataagaacacaaatttttcgttattattgAATCCTAGAAGTGtgatcaaaccaaaaaaaaaaaaaaaaaaaatggatataaaaatttgatgccTTGAATGCCTCATTTCATTAGCAAATAAGTacctactttttaaattattttaataatttcaaattttttaattatagagtGAGTaaagttataacagcaggactTCGTCAAATGATAGATAACGTATTGGCAGATAAGCGCTTTCGtggttataaatatattaagaaattatcattattttaaacgtttaaTCCAAGCAAAAGAGACATTTGGTTACTTAAATTCAGAAACGAGATTCCCATTGTAAAATTGTAGTAAATGTCTAAAAATGGTCAAGGTTGCACACATTTTAGCAAAGAAATATAGGCTGGaatgaaatattagaaaaaatacacaattacaaaaaaaaagcttttacaggtttcaagaatgtaggGTCCTGGTCCCGATTATTATCACAAAGGCTAACGGTAGCATAAATCTAACATCATAGATGATTAGATTGATcctaaattagtgggtttcaaaaaaaattccagtcagattggataaaatttggctaagttatcaaaaaaatccattttttaacttagtgacgtcatcaaaatccaaaaaatttaattttgttctatcgcatttaaattatatccgattttgataaaccaagtatgtaatcctaccaaatttgggtcatacttttcaaatttttggtcaaatttaacctaggTTTCGTAGGTTTCAAGAAGATGTTGTCCTGGTCTCGATATTTTCCACAAAGGTTAACGGTAGCGTAAATCTAACATCATAGATGAATAGATTGaccaaaaattagtgggtttcaaataaaatccagtcagattggataaaatttggctaagttatcaaaaaagtcgattttttaacttaatgacgtcatcaaaatccaaaaaatttgattttgctctatcacatccaaattatatccaattttgataaatcaagcatgtaatcctactaaatttgggtcatactttttaaatttgtggtcaaatttaacctagctTTCGCAGGTTTCAAGAAGATAGGGTCCTGGTATCGATATTGTCCACAAAGGTTAACGGTAGCGTAAATCTAACATCAAAGATGAAAAGATTGACCCtgaattagtgggtttcaaaaaaaattccaatcagattagataaaatttggctaagttatcaaaaaagtcgattttttaacttaatgacgtcatcaaaatccaaaaattttaattttgctctatcacatctaaattatatccgattttgataaacaaagtatgtaattctactaaatttgggtcatacttttcaaatttgtgatcaaatttaacctagCTTTCGCAGATCTCAAGAAGATAGGGTCCTGGTCTCGATTTTTACCACAAAGGTTAACGGTAGCGTAAATCTAACATGAAAGATGAAAAGATTGACcctaaattagtgggtttcaaaaaaaattccagcgagattggataaaatttagctaagttatcaaaaaagtccattttttaacttaatgactgcacatttcagaatttaatgaaaattcactAATTTCCGGTTACCAATTTTCCTGGACTAGTTATCTATCATTTAATGAAGTTCtactgttataacttggaccacccTGTGTTTCTGTTTACCAAATGTTTCTCTAACTATTACGTGCTTAACTTTAaaattcattgatttatttttactgtatttacgtgctttaattttacattttcaaattgataaaaaaaattttatatcatcacAAGTTCAAATGGTCCGGAGTTTcgtatttttcaatgaaaattactataaaaaacatatttcaagcagaaaatacatattttcaatatgTCAATTATTTGTgcctaaatttacaaaaatcgtgaaTGGATCCCTATTTGGATTGCTTTCCCAAAACAAACAGCTCAACTTTAATTCCGATTCCACGAAATTAATGTCATATATGGCTGATATTTCCAAATACGTTTTTTAAGACTTatctttgtttttgaaattttttttatcccatAATTACCTTctgaaataattacaattacgGTCCTGATACGGTATCTAGTTCCCACTTCGCTAATTATTAACAGTTGATAGATTCAAACTTTTACTAAAAGTTGTTTGTCCATAATATACAACGCAGTTTGTATCTTAAAGCCCGGAAAAAAAGCTCACTTGGAAAAAAGGACAAATGTTTGAATTAGAAAGCTGTACTAAACgaaatttagataatttaagGAATTAAGTTCAATCAAAAACGATTTAAGTAACAGAAAAATCATTAtgattttaattgcaattattttagTAAAGTTATCTTTAGCAATTGCGCAAATGCCATCTTTAAGTGGTCTTAATTATTCCTCACTTTCCAACTACACGCTTTTTCCAAAGGgtaagtataaatttttgtacttaaaattatctagtttaacgatttcaaaattaattgtgaTCCcataataaaacgaaaaatgagattttaattttcacttgtatttcaaatttatgaaaattcagtTTTCGATTATATCGTGTTTTTTGACCTTTTTCTTTTCAACCTTGAACTTGAATTTTCTAACTTTGTACTAAACATAAAACATTCTCCTTCAAGGACTTCCTGGAGAGAACCAagaatatgattttataattattggagGCGGTTCTGCAGGGTCGGTAATAGCAAATCGTTTATCAGAAGTAGGAcattggaaaatattattaattgaagcGGGCGgcctagaaaacttttttacggATATTCCAGCTGCATGTACATTATTACAATTAACAGAATTTGATTGGcaatataaaatggaaaaattgccTGAGGTTTGTATGggtaagtaaatttttgaagtgaaaacttctttagccaCGATGAgctaatatattaataatttcaaattttaaattaattcattaaaaaattgttcacttctgaaaataaaaattaagaacatTAACCGAATTTCAGCAATGGAAAATCAACAATGCCTTTGGCCCCGTGGCAAGGTTTTGGGAGGATCAAgtgttattaattatatgatGTACACTCGAGGAAATAAGTACGATTTTGAACGTTGGGAGAAAGAAGGCAATCCAGGATGGTTATGGAAAGACGTACTTCCGTATTACATAAAATCAGAGAAAGCAAATCTGAAACACGCTGATCCAGGTGCCCATGGGATTTTCGGTTATTTAAGCGTTGAAGACGTACCATATCAGACTCCATTAGTAAATGCATTCTTAGAGGCTGGACGTGAAACTGGTCGAAAAATTATCGATTATAACGGAGACTCGCAATGGGGATTTTCACAAATACAAGGAACAATTCGAAGTGGAAAACGATGTAGTGCAGCCAAAGCGTTTTTAGAACCAATAATACTACGtcctaatttaaaaattttaattaaaaatctggTCACTAAGATCTTAATCGATCCTAAAACGAAAACTGCATATGGGGTAGAATTTGAAGATGAATTTAAACTAAAACATACAGCATTAGCAAAAAAGGAAGTAATTTTATCAGCTGGAGTAATCGGATCACcacaattgttaattttatccGGAGTGGGtccaaaaaatcatttaattgagTTAGATATACCTGTGATTCAAGATTTACAAGTTGGACAAAATTTACATGATCATTTATGTTTTGTGGGTCTAACTTTCTTAATTAACGAAACCGCTTCGTATACGCTAACCAAATTTTTGCAATTGTCATCGTTTATTCAATATTTCAGTGGAAAGGGGCCATTAACGACTTTGGGTGGAGTTGAAGCTTTGGGTTTTATTAAAACGAATGTTTCAAAAGATCCACGTATTGATTTTCCCGATGTTGAACTGGTATTCGTTGCAG includes:
- the LOC123299834 gene encoding glucose dehydrogenase [FAD, quinone]-like, with translation MFLITTIILVLLGFAQSTIFTDIARVLNGSDIDTLGRNNYVFNYGSTNKRTQEYDFIIVGSGPAGSVLANRLSEVPYWNILLIEAGKPENFFTDIPGLCAFFQLTDYDWAYKMEKVPGVCMGMENQQCLWPRGKAVGGTSVINYMIYTRGNKYDFERWEQEGNPGWSWDDVVPYYIKSERANLKFADPGTHGRKGFLSVEDVPFQTPLVKAFLEAGRETGRQIVDYNGFTQWGFSSVQGTIRKGKRCSAAKAFLKPVERRKNLKILVQSRVTKVLIDPKTKAAYGVEFLNNKRKYTAIAKKEVILSAGAFGSPQLLMLSGVGPKDHLTELDIPVIQDLQVGQNLHDHLTFVGLTFLINKTASYTLTKFMKPSSIIDYMFAGNGPLTTLGGVEALGYIKTNVSTDPRDYPDVELIFVGGSVSSDSGTAQAGSFGITKEFYKEYFAPINERECWSIVPMLLHPKSIGYMRLKSKNIFHHPILHGNYYTDPERHDVRTMVAAVKEILRLSQTKAFQRFGTKLHDIPFPTCKHLEFGSDEYWECCVRSLTPSLHHQVGTCKMGPDTDPNAVVDNKLRVHGIKNLRVADTSVIPFALSAHTNAPSFMIGERTADFIKDRWVKLGY
- the LOC123299835 gene encoding glucose dehydrogenase [FAD, quinone]-like, with product MILIAIILVKLSLAIAQMPSLSGLNYSSLSNYTLFPKGLPGENQEYDFIIIGGGSAGSVIANRLSEVGHWKILLIEAGGLENFFTDIPAACTLLQLTEFDWQYKMEKLPEVCMAMENQQCLWPRGKVLGGSSVINYMMYTRGNKYDFERWEKEGNPGWLWKDVLPYYIKSEKANLKHADPGAHGIFGYLSVEDVPYQTPLVNAFLEAGRETGRKIIDYNGDSQWGFSQIQGTIRSGKRCSAAKAFLEPIILRPNLKILIKNLVTKILIDPKTKTAYGVEFEDEFKLKHTALAKKEVILSAGVIGSPQLLILSGVGPKNHLIELDIPVIQDLQVGQNLHDHLCFVGLTFLINETASYTLTKFLQLSSFIQYFSGKGPLTTLGGVEALGFIKTNVSKDPRIDFPDVELVFVAGSLSSDAGVTFRKGFGISKEFYKEYFEPISQRESWSIFPVLLHPKSTGYLRLRSKNISDHPILHGNYYTDPEQHDVRTMVAAVKEIIRLSETKAFQRFGSKLYDTPFPTCKSLKFGTDEYWECCVRSLAPTLHHQVGTCKMGPRNDSTAVVGSQFRVHGIKNLRVADSSTIPFALSAHTNAPAMMIGERVSDFIKNHFKNETMGWPWL